A segment of the Candidatus Pelagisphaera phototrophica genome:
CTCATAACTTGAATTGGGGCGCCATCGAATTGTTCGCGATGGACGTAGATGGCGTTTTGACCGATGGCAGTCTCTATGTCTCCTCGGACGGATCGGAAACAAAACGCTTTTCCATCATCGACGGCCTTGGTCTCGTCATGCTCCGTGAAGCAGGCGTGAAAATTGCCTGGATATCGGGCCGGGGATCGGACGCAACCGATCGCCGGGCGGAGGAGCTCAAGGTTGATTTCGTCATTCAGGGCAGGAAAGACAAAGCCAAAGCGCTTTCTTCGCTTCTAAAGGAATTGGGTCTCAAGCCCGAGCAAGCAGCCTATATGGGAGACGATACCATCGATACCGAAGCGATCGAGCTAGCCGCCATCGGCGTGGCCGTCCCGGAAGCCCAACCCGAACTCCTGGCCGCCGCGAATTACACGACCCAACGGGCTGGTGGAAACGGCGCTGTGCGCGAAGTATGCAACCATATCCTCGCCGCGCGTTCTCAATTAGCTAAATGAAGGTTTTCCGAACAAAATCAAACCGCTGGGCCGTCCTGGGATTGATCTTCTTAGGGGTGCTTGGCTTCGCCCAAACCCTGGACGAACCCATCAC
Coding sequences within it:
- a CDS encoding KdsC family phosphatase codes for the protein MSEMTHNLNWGAIELFAMDVDGVLTDGSLYVSSDGSETKRFSIIDGLGLVMLREAGVKIAWISGRGSDATDRRAEELKVDFVIQGRKDKAKALSSLLKELGLKPEQAAYMGDDTIDTEAIELAAIGVAVPEAQPELLAAANYTTQRAGGNGAVREVCNHILAARSQLAK